A single region of the Bacillus carboniphilus genome encodes:
- a CDS encoding spore germination protein, translating into MKNKEQDAPQKDNKKSEEKLNIDVSSNLHENMRILKETFDKCSDVVIRSLKVGENPASLMYIDGLVDNSSIQLHAIHRLLSKIEPQQVTPEYLEEQVISINKVVEATKLDDVTKQILAGNTILFVDSMAKAMVFNARGGETRSVSEPETETAVRGPREGFTENIRVNTSLIRNKIKSSRLKIISKEVGTETNTNVDILYMDGLAEQSLVEEVEKRIDQIQIDGILESGYIEELIEDSPSSFFPQIQNTERPDTVAANLLEGRVAILVSGTPFCLILPTTFWQFLQASEDYYNRFHISIFLRWLRFIFILIALLLPALYIAVSTYHPEMIPSNLLYSIAASRESIPFPAFVEAMIMEVAFEALREAGIRLPKPVGQAVSILGALVIGQAAVQAGIVSAPMVIIVSLTGIASFTIPRFNMAISIRLLRFPLMLLAGMFGLFGIVLGLLFIITHLCKLRSFGVPYLSPLAPLTVKDLKDVFIRVPWWKMNSRPNQTNKENAQRESSS; encoded by the coding sequence ATGAAAAATAAAGAACAGGATGCACCACAAAAAGACAACAAAAAATCAGAAGAAAAACTAAACATTGATGTTTCTTCTAACCTACATGAAAACATGCGCATTCTGAAAGAAACTTTTGATAAGTGTTCAGATGTAGTGATTCGCTCCCTAAAGGTAGGAGAAAATCCAGCATCGTTAATGTATATTGATGGCCTTGTCGATAACAGCAGCATTCAGTTACATGCCATTCATAGGCTTCTTTCAAAGATTGAACCACAGCAAGTAACTCCTGAGTATTTAGAAGAGCAAGTGATTTCTATTAATAAAGTGGTAGAAGCTACTAAACTGGATGATGTTACGAAACAAATCTTAGCAGGAAATACGATCTTGTTTGTCGATTCAATGGCAAAAGCAATGGTCTTTAACGCCCGCGGCGGTGAAACGAGGAGTGTCTCGGAACCTGAAACGGAAACTGCTGTTCGTGGCCCCCGGGAAGGATTTACAGAAAATATCAGGGTAAACACCAGTTTAATCCGGAATAAGATAAAATCTAGTCGGCTAAAAATCATTTCTAAAGAAGTGGGTACTGAAACGAATACAAATGTAGACATTCTTTATATGGATGGGCTTGCAGAGCAATCATTAGTAGAAGAAGTTGAAAAGAGAATCGACCAAATCCAAATCGATGGAATTTTAGAAAGTGGTTATATTGAGGAGTTAATTGAGGACAGCCCTTCTAGTTTTTTTCCTCAAATACAAAATACAGAACGGCCAGATACCGTTGCGGCAAACCTTTTGGAGGGACGTGTAGCCATTTTAGTGAGTGGGACTCCCTTTTGTTTAATCCTTCCAACCACGTTTTGGCAATTTCTCCAAGCAAGTGAAGATTATTATAACCGGTTTCATATATCTATTTTTCTAAGATGGTTACGGTTTATCTTTATTTTGATTGCCTTATTACTACCTGCTTTGTATATTGCCGTATCTACCTATCATCCTGAAATGATTCCCTCTAACCTTCTATATAGCATTGCAGCAAGTCGGGAATCCATCCCCTTCCCCGCTTTTGTAGAAGCCATGATTATGGAAGTCGCATTTGAGGCACTTAGGGAAGCGGGAATTCGTTTACCAAAACCAGTTGGTCAAGCAGTTAGTATTTTAGGAGCATTAGTTATTGGCCAAGCAGCCGTTCAAGCAGGTATTGTTTCAGCACCTATGGTTATTATCGTATCTTTAACAGGAATTGCCTCCTTTACAATTCCTCGATTCAATATGGCGATTTCCATCAGGTTGCTTCGATTTCCTTTAATGTTGTTAGCGGGAATGTTCGGTCTATTTGGAATTGTATTAGGACTGCTTTTCATCATTACACATCTTTGCAAGCTACGCTCTTTTGGTGTTCCTTACCTTTCACCATTAGCACCTTTAACTGTGAAAGACTTAAAAGACGTATTTATTCGGGTTCCTTGGTGGAAGATGAACTCAAGACCTAATCAAACCAATAAAGAAAATGCTCAGCGTGAAAGTAGTTCATAA